From a region of the Pseudomonas fulva 12-X genome:
- a CDS encoding sensor histidine kinase produces MAGRIAGWRKAIARPLPRNLLVLFLPWSLLIIVLSLLLYDRMLSDRLEPLLEAQTDSLNEGVAVLERHLSSLRGDLQFLSQQPLLDQLVKQESAESLAALSELFAEFSDSRGTYQHIRWLDEQGMERVRIDSVSGEAQRVAEADLQNDSAAYYFVETMHLYKGESYLSRFDVERRYRADGSVESIEPILRAAVPIFSERGERRGVLILDYRAERMLQRLRETSVAYGGSLQLLDHEGYWMLGERPEHAWGFLLGKPELTLASQQPSSWQRLQDEQRGSFIDPAGFWAYSHFRPSDAVSATSNAADHWLLLSHLPALNLSELRWDVLWRVLLFFCVLQGVGLLISVRRAIDEAERLRAEHGLHVSSRALTASNEQLQRTVEQLQRTRRALLQAEKLSSLGTMVAGVAHELNTPIGAASVAASTLERASQEFQIAMREGLKRTTLERFVQRTDDGLSIILISLERMSQLTRAFKQLATDRASTERRRFDLRELVDEVVLLLQPKLRQSDHRIVVDVAPSLLLDSYPGPLGQIVQNLVDNALVHAFDPGVKGVVTVRAQVDEAQGQCVIEVIDNGRGMDDELQGKIFDPFFTTRRGQGGTGLGLHITHQLAVDVLGAELEVASQPGEGACFSIRFDLT; encoded by the coding sequence ATGGCGGGTCGCATCGCCGGTTGGCGAAAAGCAATTGCCAGGCCGCTGCCGCGCAACCTGCTGGTGCTGTTTCTGCCCTGGTCGCTGCTGATCATCGTGCTTAGCCTGCTGCTCTACGACCGCATGCTCAGTGACCGGCTGGAACCGCTGCTCGAAGCGCAGACCGATAGCCTGAACGAGGGCGTGGCGGTGCTGGAGCGACATCTGTCGAGCTTGCGTGGTGATCTGCAGTTTCTCAGCCAGCAACCCTTGCTCGATCAGCTCGTGAAGCAAGAATCAGCAGAAAGCCTGGCGGCGCTGAGCGAACTGTTCGCCGAGTTTTCCGATAGCCGCGGCACCTACCAGCACATTCGCTGGCTCGATGAGCAGGGCATGGAGCGGGTGCGCATCGACAGCGTTTCCGGTGAGGCGCAGCGGGTTGCCGAGGCGGATCTACAGAACGACTCGGCCGCCTATTACTTCGTGGAAACCATGCACCTTTACAAGGGCGAGTCCTATCTGTCGCGCTTCGATGTTGAGCGACGTTATCGGGCCGACGGTTCCGTGGAGTCCATAGAGCCGATCCTGCGTGCGGCGGTGCCGATTTTCAGCGAGCGTGGCGAACGGCGCGGCGTGCTGATCCTTGATTATCGCGCCGAGCGGATGCTTCAACGCCTGCGTGAGACCTCGGTGGCATACGGCGGCTCCCTGCAGCTGCTCGATCATGAAGGTTACTGGATGCTTGGCGAGCGTCCCGAACATGCCTGGGGCTTTCTGCTGGGCAAGCCCGAACTGACCCTCGCCAGCCAGCAGCCTTCGAGCTGGCAGCGTTTGCAGGACGAGCAGCGCGGCTCGTTCATCGACCCGGCTGGCTTCTGGGCATACAGCCATTTTCGGCCCAGCGATGCCGTTTCGGCGACGTCCAACGCCGCAGACCATTGGCTGCTGCTGTCTCATCTGCCTGCCCTTAATCTCAGCGAGTTGCGTTGGGACGTACTGTGGCGTGTCCTGCTGTTCTTCTGCGTGTTGCAGGGCGTCGGGCTTCTGATCAGCGTGCGCCGTGCCATCGACGAGGCCGAGCGGCTGCGCGCCGAACATGGCCTGCATGTGAGCAGCCGGGCGCTGACCGCCAGCAACGAGCAATTGCAGCGCACTGTCGAGCAGTTGCAGCGCACGCGCCGCGCATTATTGCAGGCTGAAAAACTGTCATCGCTCGGCACCATGGTCGCCGGCGTTGCCCATGAGCTGAATACGCCGATTGGTGCCGCCAGTGTGGCCGCTTCGACTCTGGAACGAGCCAGCCAGGAATTTCAGATCGCGATGCGTGAAGGCCTGAAACGCACGACGCTGGAGCGCTTCGTGCAGCGCACTGACGATGGCCTGAGCATCATTCTGATCAGCCTGGAGCGCATGTCGCAGCTGACCCGCGCCTTCAAGCAACTGGCCACCGACCGTGCCAGCACGGAGCGGCGCCGTTTTGACCTGCGCGAGCTGGTGGATGAGGTGGTGCTGCTGTTACAGCCAAAGCTTCGCCAAAGCGATCATCGAATCGTGGTGGACGTGGCACCGAGCCTGCTACTAGACAGCTACCCGGGACCTCTCGGGCAGATCGTGCAGAATCTCGTCGACAATGCCCTGGTTCACGCCTTCGATCCTGGCGTGAAGGGTGTGGTCACCGTTCGTGCTCAGGTCGACGAGGCGCAAGGGCAGTGCGTCATCGAAGTCATCGACAACGGTCGGGGTATGGATGACGAGCTGCAGGGCAAGATTTTCGACCCGTTCTTCACCACGCGCCGTGGTCAAGGCGGCACCGGTCTGGGGTTGCATATCACCCACCAGCTCGCGGTAGATGTGCTGGGCGCCGAGCTGGAAGTCGCCAGCCAGCCAGGTGAGGGCGCGTGCTTCAGCATTCGTTTCGATCTGACCTGA
- a CDS encoding EAL domain-containing response regulator — MDDSVVFSDDEPVADSAHPAWRILTVDDDPDFQRATAFAIGEMDILGRRVEIQQAFSNREAAMLLAEQQDFALVLLDVVMETEDAGLRLVKTLREVIGNAEIRIVLLTGEPGMAPVQSVMRDYDINDYWSKNELSSERLRTVLTAGLRSYSQLKATARARRGLQMIVESSNALFCSKNTRELSAKILSEIASLLDLQAEGIVCVKAHDANPGELPDAHVISASGRFYGSIDGNLSGLGDEAVASALRCSLQKQATLRFDDCTVLFFPRFQAGADYACYVATERTLDDTELELLEVFSASISRGLYNVALFSRLEEMAYQDDLLKIPNRNALIRMLDMTLSSPNKADRVLVLLDIDNFSGANTAFGTGYGDFILGLVANRLRDAFDSNVLIARIRDDLFAVLGPEEQVRAEDIVALFRRPNRPYELGQVHSLSTVTLYLRDFDDTASVALQDARLTLKQAKQLGHDQHVVHDRRLQSAHAESFRLLLALRDAVASDLISIELQPQVDMRSGVVTGVEALARWYQPDGKAIPPLEFIPLAEATGYILPLGDLLMRLALQAARRLDEAGFGHIRVAINVSASQLLQRDFIERFTLHLEAAGVSASQVELEITESVAMRSFEQVCEQLLALRAMGVKVAIDDFGTGFSSLSYLRQLPADRLKIDRSFVEELRAEDDGQAIAEAIIQIARRVGMTVIAEGVENQQQVEWLKRHDCLEAQGYLFARPMSLERLLSWLGERSPR, encoded by the coding sequence ATGGATGATTCCGTGGTGTTTTCAGATGACGAGCCGGTGGCTGACAGCGCTCACCCGGCATGGCGCATCCTGACCGTTGATGATGATCCGGACTTTCAGCGCGCGACCGCCTTCGCGATCGGCGAGATGGACATCCTTGGCCGTCGTGTCGAGATCCAGCAGGCCTTCAGCAACCGCGAGGCTGCCATGTTGCTGGCCGAGCAGCAGGATTTCGCCCTGGTGCTGCTCGACGTGGTGATGGAGACCGAAGACGCGGGTCTGCGCCTGGTCAAGACCCTTCGCGAAGTCATCGGCAATGCCGAGATCCGTATCGTGCTGCTGACCGGCGAGCCCGGCATGGCGCCCGTGCAGAGCGTGATGCGTGACTACGACATCAACGACTACTGGTCCAAGAACGAACTCAGTTCCGAACGCCTGCGCACGGTACTCACCGCCGGGCTGCGCAGCTATTCACAGCTCAAGGCCACCGCCCGCGCGCGCCGCGGCCTGCAGATGATCGTCGAGTCCAGCAATGCGCTATTCTGCTCGAAGAACACCCGCGAACTGTCGGCCAAGATTCTCTCTGAGATTGCCTCGCTGCTCGATCTGCAGGCCGAGGGAATCGTCTGCGTCAAGGCCCATGACGCCAACCCCGGCGAGCTACCCGATGCCCATGTGATCAGCGCCAGTGGCCGCTTCTACGGCTCCATCGACGGCAACCTCAGCGGCCTGGGTGATGAAGCGGTGGCCAGTGCGCTGCGCTGCAGTCTGCAAAAGCAGGCCACGCTGCGTTTTGACGATTGCACCGTATTGTTCTTCCCGCGCTTCCAGGCCGGCGCGGACTACGCCTGCTACGTGGCCACCGAGCGGACTCTGGACGACACCGAACTGGAATTGCTCGAAGTGTTCAGCGCCAGCATCAGCCGCGGCCTCTATAACGTGGCGCTGTTCAGCCGCCTGGAGGAAATGGCCTACCAGGACGATCTGCTGAAGATTCCCAACCGCAACGCCCTGATCCGCATGCTGGACATGACCCTGAGCAGCCCGAACAAGGCTGATCGGGTGCTGGTGCTGCTGGATATCGACAACTTTTCCGGCGCCAACACCGCCTTCGGAACCGGTTATGGGGATTTCATCCTCGGCCTGGTGGCCAACCGGCTGCGTGATGCCTTCGACAGCAATGTGCTGATCGCGCGGATTCGCGACGATCTGTTCGCCGTGCTGGGCCCCGAGGAGCAGGTACGCGCCGAGGATATCGTGGCGCTGTTCCGCCGTCCCAATCGGCCTTACGAGCTGGGGCAGGTGCACAGCCTGAGCACCGTCACGCTCTATCTGCGTGATTTCGACGACACCGCCAGCGTGGCCTTGCAGGATGCGCGGCTGACCCTCAAGCAGGCCAAGCAGCTGGGGCACGACCAGCACGTGGTGCACGACCGCCGGTTGCAGAGCGCCCATGCCGAATCGTTTCGCCTGTTGCTGGCGCTGCGCGACGCAGTGGCCAGCGATCTGATCAGCATCGAGCTGCAACCCCAGGTTGATATGCGCAGCGGGGTAGTCACCGGTGTCGAGGCGCTGGCGCGCTGGTACCAGCCCGACGGCAAGGCGATCCCTCCGCTGGAGTTCATTCCGCTGGCAGAGGCCACCGGTTACATCCTGCCGCTGGGCGATCTGCTCATGCGTCTGGCCTTGCAAGCGGCGCGGCGGCTGGACGAGGCGGGGTTCGGTCATATTCGGGTGGCGATCAACGTGTCGGCCAGCCAGTTGCTGCAGCGCGATTTCATCGAGCGCTTCACGCTGCATCTGGAGGCGGCCGGAGTGAGTGCCAGTCAGGTCGAGCTGGAAATCACCGAATCGGTGGCCATGCGCTCGTTCGAGCAGGTCTGCGAGCAGCTGCTGGCGTTGCGCGCCATGGGCGTCAAGGTGGCCATCGACGACTTCGGCACCGGTTTCTCCTCGCTCAGCTACCTGCGCCAGTTGCCGGCCGACCGTTTGAAGATCGACCGCAGTTTCGTCGAAGAACTGCGGGCGGAAGACGACGGCCAGGCCATCGCCGAGGCAATCATCCAGATCGCGCGGCGTGTCGGCATGACGGTGATCGCCGAGGGCGTGGAGAACCAGCAGCAGGTCGAGTGGCTGAAACGTCATGATTGCCTGGAGGCCCAGGGCTATCTATTCGCCAGGCCAATGTCGCTGGAGCGCCTGCTGAGCTGGCTGGGCGAGCGCTCGCCGCGGTGA
- a CDS encoding exonuclease domain-containing protein, with translation MAYWLVIDLEATTEEGGWPVEHMEIIEIGASLVDASGHEIDHFQRFVRPLRRPILTRFCRQLTHIAQADVDAAATLPTLWPQFERWLEPHHARLGGWCSWGDYDRQQLEQDWHQHGLTSHLQTLPHLNLKQRFAKARQLARPVGLNAALQLAGISFSGQQHRALNDARNTARLLPLVITERGSTRNT, from the coding sequence ATGGCGTACTGGCTGGTCATCGACCTGGAAGCCACCACCGAGGAAGGTGGCTGGCCGGTCGAACATATGGAGATCATCGAGATCGGGGCCAGCCTGGTGGATGCCAGCGGTCACGAGATCGACCACTTCCAGCGCTTCGTGCGGCCGCTGCGCCGGCCCATCCTGACCCGGTTCTGCCGGCAGCTGACCCATATCGCGCAGGCGGATGTAGACGCTGCAGCCACGCTGCCGACGCTGTGGCCGCAATTCGAGCGCTGGCTTGAACCCCACCACGCGCGCCTGGGTGGCTGGTGCAGCTGGGGCGACTACGACCGCCAGCAGCTGGAGCAGGACTGGCACCAGCACGGCCTAACCAGCCACCTGCAAACGCTGCCGCATCTGAACCTGAAACAGCGATTCGCCAAAGCGCGCCAACTCGCTCGGCCGGTCGGCCTGAATGCGGCGCTACAACTGGCCGGCATCAGCTTCAGCGGCCAGCAGCATCGCGCCCTCAACGACGCGCGAAATACCGCCCGCCTGCTGCCACTGGTGATCACCGAGCGCGGCAGCACGCGCAATACGTGA
- the ppnP gene encoding pyrimidine/purine nucleoside phosphorylase: protein MFKVNEYFDGTVKSIAFGMAEGPATIGVMAAGEYEFGTSQLEVMHVIAGALTVKLPGSDSWETFTAGSRFTVPADSKFQLKVEQDTAYLCEYR from the coding sequence ATGTTCAAGGTCAACGAGTATTTCGACGGTACCGTCAAATCCATCGCGTTCGGCATGGCAGAAGGCCCGGCCACGATTGGCGTGATGGCAGCAGGCGAATACGAGTTCGGCACCAGCCAACTGGAGGTCATGCACGTGATCGCCGGCGCCCTGACCGTCAAGCTGCCGGGCAGCGACAGCTGGGAAACCTTCACCGCCGGCAGCCGCTTCACCGTGCCGGCCGACAGCAAGTTCCAGCTCAAGGTCGAGCAGGACACCGCCTACCTGTGCGAATACCGCTGA
- a CDS encoding DUF1289 domain-containing protein has translation MPNQRIKTPCIGLCSTVFGDTVCRGCKRFHHEVINWNGYSDEEKQSVWTRLEMLLVQVMAAKLEVFDEALLLKQLQQRQIRFLPQQSPYCWAYQLLARGARVITQLEAYGIVLLPEFRDWELPDLRDAIDREFFLLSEAHFERYIAPRFLKEGMELRV, from the coding sequence ATGCCCAATCAACGTATCAAGACGCCTTGCATAGGCCTTTGCTCCACGGTTTTCGGGGACACCGTATGCCGCGGCTGCAAGCGCTTTCACCACGAGGTGATCAACTGGAACGGCTACAGCGACGAGGAAAAGCAGTCGGTGTGGACGCGCCTTGAAATGTTGCTGGTGCAGGTGATGGCCGCCAAGTTGGAGGTGTTCGACGAGGCTCTGCTGCTCAAGCAGCTGCAGCAGCGACAGATTCGCTTCCTGCCCCAGCAGTCGCCCTATTGCTGGGCCTACCAGTTACTGGCCCGCGGCGCCCGGGTGATCACCCAGCTGGAAGCCTACGGTATCGTCCTGCTGCCCGAATTTCGCGACTGGGAGCTGCCCGATCTGCGTGACGCCATCGACCGTGAATTCTTCCTGCTTTCCGAGGCGCATTTCGAGCGCTATATCGCGCCGCGTTTTCTCAAGGAAGGGATGGAGCTGCGCGTCTGA
- the acnB gene encoding bifunctional aconitate hydratase 2/2-methylisocitrate dehydratase, translating to MLEAYRKHVAERAAQGIVPQPLNAEQTAGLVDLLKNPPAGEEEFLLDLITNRVPPGVDEAAYVKAGFLSAIAKGEATSPLLDKKRATELLGTMQGGYNIATLVELLDSAELGAIAAEQLKHTLLMFDAFHDVAEKAKAGNANAKAVLESWAAGEWFTKRPAIAEKYSLSVFKVPGETNTDDLSPAPDAWSRPDIPLHALAMLKMARDGIVPEQPGSIGPLKQIEEVRAKGFPVAYVGDVVGTGSSRKSATNSVLWFFGDDIPYVPNKRAGGFCFGSKIAPIFYNTMEDAGALPIEFDVSNIEMGDVIDVYPHAGKVCKHGTDEVITTFELKTPVLLDEVRAGGRIPLIVGRGLTDKARAELGMGPTDLFALPEAPVDTGKGYTLAQKMVGKACGLPEGKGVRPGTYCEPKMTTVGSQDTTGPMTRDELKDLACLGFSADLVMQSFCHTAAYPKPIDVTTHHTLPDFIRTRGGVSLRPGDGIIHSWLNRMLLPDTVGTGGDSHTRFPIGISFPAGSGLVAFAAATGVMPLDMPESVLVRFKGKLQPGITLRDLVHAIPYYAIQKGLLTVEKKGKKNIFSGRILEIEGLDELTVEQAFELSDASAERSAAGCTIKLPEKAIAEYLKSNITLLRWMISEGYGDARTMERRAQAMEAWLANPQLLSADADAEYAEIIEIDLADVKEPVLCAPNDPDDARLLSTVAGEKIDEVFIGSCMTNIGHFRAAGKLLDKVKGSIPTRLWLSPPTKMDAHQLTEEGYYGIYGKAGARMEMPGCSLCMGNQARVAANSTVVSTSTRNFPNRLGDGANVYLASAELAAVASIIGKLPTVEEYMEYAKNIDSMAADVYRYLSFDQIAEFREAAASANIPVVQA from the coding sequence GTGCTTGAAGCCTACCGCAAACACGTAGCAGAGCGTGCCGCCCAGGGTATCGTGCCCCAGCCGCTAAACGCCGAACAAACTGCCGGTCTCGTCGACCTGCTGAAGAACCCGCCGGCCGGCGAAGAAGAATTCCTCCTCGATCTGATCACCAATCGCGTGCCGCCAGGCGTCGACGAAGCGGCCTACGTGAAGGCCGGCTTCCTGTCCGCCATCGCCAAGGGCGAAGCCACTTCCCCGCTGCTCGACAAGAAACGCGCCACCGAACTGCTGGGCACCATGCAGGGCGGCTACAACATCGCCACCCTGGTCGAGCTGCTCGATAGCGCCGAACTGGGCGCCATTGCCGCCGAACAGCTCAAGCACACCCTGCTGATGTTCGACGCCTTCCACGACGTGGCCGAAAAGGCCAAGGCCGGTAACGCCAATGCCAAGGCCGTGCTGGAATCCTGGGCTGCCGGTGAGTGGTTCACCAAGCGTCCGGCGATTGCCGAGAAGTACAGCCTGAGCGTCTTCAAGGTGCCGGGTGAAACCAACACCGACGACCTGTCGCCGGCTCCGGACGCCTGGTCGCGCCCTGACATCCCGCTGCACGCCCTGGCCATGCTGAAAATGGCCCGCGACGGCATCGTTCCCGAGCAGCCTGGCTCCATCGGCCCGCTGAAGCAAATCGAAGAAGTACGCGCCAAGGGCTTCCCTGTTGCCTACGTCGGTGACGTGGTCGGTACCGGTTCCTCGCGTAAATCCGCCACCAACTCGGTGCTGTGGTTCTTCGGCGATGACATCCCGTACGTTCCGAACAAGCGCGCTGGCGGCTTCTGCTTCGGCTCCAAGATCGCCCCGATCTTCTACAACACCATGGAAGATGCCGGCGCCCTGCCGATCGAGTTCGACGTGTCGAACATCGAAATGGGCGACGTGATCGACGTCTACCCGCATGCTGGCAAGGTCTGCAAGCACGGCACCGACGAAGTCATCACCACCTTCGAACTGAAGACTCCGGTGCTGCTCGACGAAGTTCGCGCTGGCGGCCGTATTCCGCTGATCGTCGGCCGTGGCCTGACCGACAAGGCACGTGCAGAGCTGGGCATGGGCCCGACCGACCTGTTCGCACTGCCGGAAGCGCCGGTTGATACTGGCAAGGGCTACACCCTGGCGCAGAAGATGGTCGGCAAGGCCTGCGGCCTGCCGGAAGGCAAAGGCGTTCGTCCGGGCACCTACTGCGAACCGAAGATGACCACCGTCGGCTCCCAGGACACCACTGGCCCGATGACCCGCGACGAGCTGAAAGACCTGGCGTGCCTGGGCTTCTCCGCTGATCTGGTCATGCAGTCGTTCTGCCACACCGCGGCCTATCCGAAGCCGATCGACGTCACCACCCACCACACCCTGCCGGACTTCATCCGCACCCGTGGCGGCGTGTCCCTGCGTCCTGGCGACGGCATCATCCACAGCTGGCTGAACCGCATGCTGCTGCCCGACACCGTCGGCACCGGCGGCGACTCGCACACCCGCTTCCCGATCGGCATCAGCTTCCCGGCAGGTTCCGGCCTGGTCGCCTTCGCCGCTGCCACCGGCGTCATGCCGCTGGACATGCCGGAATCCGTACTGGTGCGTTTCAAGGGCAAGCTGCAACCGGGCATCACCCTGCGTGACCTGGTTCATGCCATCCCCTACTACGCCATCCAGAAGGGCCTGCTGACCGTCGAGAAGAAAGGCAAGAAGAACATCTTCTCCGGCCGCATCCTCGAGATCGAAGGCCTCGACGAACTGACCGTCGAGCAGGCGTTCGAGCTGTCCGACGCCTCTGCCGAGCGTTCGGCTGCCGGCTGCACCATCAAGCTGCCGGAAAAGGCCATCGCCGAGTACCTGAAATCGAACATCACCCTGCTGCGCTGGATGATCAGCGAAGGCTACGGCGATGCGCGCACCATGGAGCGTCGCGCGCAGGCCATGGAAGCCTGGCTGGCGAACCCGCAGCTGCTGTCCGCCGACGCCGATGCCGAGTACGCCGAAATCATCGAAATCGACCTGGCCGACGTCAAGGAGCCTGTGCTCTGCGCGCCGAACGACCCGGACGACGCGCGTCTGCTGTCGACCGTTGCCGGCGAGAAGATCGACGAAGTGTTCATCGGTTCCTGCATGACCAACATCGGTCACTTCCGCGCTGCCGGCAAGCTGCTCGACAAGGTCAAGGGTTCCATCCCGACCCGTCTGTGGCTGTCGCCGCCGACCAAGATGGACGCTCACCAGCTGACCGAAGAAGGCTACTACGGCATCTACGGCAAGGCCGGTGCCCGCATGGAAATGCCGGGTTGCTCGCTGTGCATGGGTAACCAGGCACGTGTGGCGGCGAACTCCACCGTGGTATCGACCTCGACGCGTAACTTCCCGAACCGTCTGGGCGATGGCGCCAACGTGTACCTGGCATCGGCCGAACTGGCCGCTGTCGCTTCGATCATCGGCAAACTGCCGACCGTCGAGGAGTACATGGAGTACGCGAAGAACATCGACAGCATGGCTGCCGACGTTTACCGCTACCTGAGCTTCGACCAGATCGCCGAGTTCCGCGAAGCTGCGGCCAGCGCGAACATCCCGGTCGTTCAAGCCTAA
- a CDS encoding pyridoxal phosphate-dependent decarboxylase family protein yields the protein MRTAEHALLTDADRRAIAYNDSLEQRRVYPHESAIAALDAFDQPLPTKGQDAGQVLHALDELGSPATVTSNGPRYFGFVIGATLPAAAAAERMVLAWDQCASSADGSPIADKLEKVAARWVCEALGLPGQSAVGFGTSATACTLACLAAARRTLLARQGWDFDQDGLIGAPEIRVVISETAHITVKKALRVLGFGMRRLLLAPVDQHGRIDPARLPELDERTVLILQAGEVNTGEFDRFAELIPKAKAAGAWVHVDGAFGLWVRASSSAGLADSVELADSWTTDGHKWLNTPYDSAMAICRDGDALATAMNSDAAYAMASKESQKNLTLEFSRRARGVAIWAALANLGRDGLADMIDRHIRQAGRLAEALRAGGYQVLNRVRLNQVLVRADSDEQTTEILQAAQASGEAWFGSTVWQGQPAFRLSVSSWRTTDADIDALIALLLRLKDA from the coding sequence ATGCGCACTGCCGAACACGCCCTGCTGACCGACGCCGACCGCCGCGCCATCGCCTATAACGACTCGCTCGAGCAGCGCCGGGTCTATCCCCACGAGAGCGCCATCGCCGCCCTGGATGCCTTCGACCAGCCCCTGCCAACCAAGGGGCAGGATGCCGGACAGGTACTGCACGCCCTCGATGAACTCGGCTCGCCCGCCACCGTTACCAGTAACGGGCCGCGCTATTTCGGCTTCGTGATCGGCGCCACCCTGCCTGCCGCGGCAGCCGCCGAACGGATGGTGCTGGCCTGGGATCAGTGCGCGTCATCCGCGGACGGCTCGCCCATCGCCGACAAACTGGAAAAGGTCGCCGCCCGCTGGGTCTGCGAGGCACTCGGCCTGCCAGGTCAAAGTGCCGTCGGCTTCGGCACCAGCGCCACCGCCTGCACCCTCGCCTGCCTGGCAGCCGCACGTCGCACTTTGCTGGCGAGGCAGGGCTGGGATTTCGACCAAGACGGCTTGATCGGCGCCCCGGAAATCCGCGTGGTGATTTCCGAAACCGCCCATATCACCGTGAAGAAGGCGCTGCGCGTACTGGGTTTCGGCATGCGCCGACTGCTTCTGGCTCCGGTGGATCAGCACGGCCGCATCGATCCGGCCCGGCTCCCCGAACTGGACGAACGCACCGTGCTGATTCTGCAGGCTGGCGAGGTCAATACCGGCGAGTTCGACCGCTTCGCCGAGCTGATACCCAAGGCCAAAGCCGCTGGTGCCTGGGTGCACGTCGATGGTGCCTTTGGGCTGTGGGTACGGGCGTCGTCCTCGGCCGGGCTGGCCGACAGCGTGGAGCTGGCGGACAGCTGGACCACCGATGGCCACAAGTGGCTGAACACCCCTTATGACAGCGCCATGGCCATCTGCCGCGACGGCGATGCCCTGGCCACTGCGATGAACAGCGACGCCGCCTACGCCATGGCCTCGAAGGAATCGCAAAAGAACCTGACCCTGGAGTTCTCGCGCCGCGCGAGAGGCGTGGCGATCTGGGCAGCGCTGGCCAACCTGGGCCGCGATGGCCTGGCCGATATGATCGACCGACACATCCGCCAGGCCGGGCGCCTCGCCGAGGCGCTTCGTGCCGGCGGCTATCAGGTGCTCAACCGGGTGCGCCTCAACCAGGTGCTGGTACGCGCCGATTCGGACGAGCAGACCACGGAGATTCTCCAGGCCGCCCAGGCCTCTGGCGAAGCCTGGTTCGGGTCAACCGTCTGGCAGGGGCAGCCGGCCTTTCGCCTGAGCGTCAGTTCCTGGCGCACCACGGACGCCGATATCGACGCCCTGATCGCCCTGCTCCTGCGCCTGAAAGACGCCTGA
- the ampC gene encoding class C beta-lactamase → MTHRTIALGLLAAGLAVTLPAAAMTEQQFKAEADTLFAPLMAEYDIPGLAVGVTWQGKHYVFTKGLANREAKTAVSRQTLFELGSLSKTFNVTLAALAQQRSLLSLDDRLSARMPSLQGSPAGGLSLMDLATHQSSGMPLQVPDQVKDDNGLMNWLRQWKPTTGAGRERSYSNVSIGLLGRVSAQAFGEPYAKALHDQVLAPLALKHSYVQVPAAQMPNYAYGYARQDNKAIRVSPGVLDAEAYGLKSNIDDMLRFVDINLGETQVPAPLAAAIKTTHQGVTRTQRFTQAMVWERYPWPVSREQLLAGNAPSMALEAQPATRLAMPETSEQGVLFGKTGSTNGFGGYAAFVPDERIGVVLLANRNVPLEARVEASYKLLQQVLKADR, encoded by the coding sequence ATGACTCACCGCACTATCGCCCTGGGCCTGCTCGCCGCCGGCCTCGCCGTGACACTGCCGGCCGCGGCCATGACCGAGCAGCAATTCAAGGCCGAGGCCGACACGCTCTTCGCACCACTGATGGCCGAGTACGACATCCCTGGCCTCGCGGTAGGCGTGACCTGGCAAGGCAAGCACTACGTGTTCACCAAGGGGCTGGCGAACCGCGAAGCGAAGACGGCCGTGTCCCGCCAGACGCTGTTCGAGTTGGGTTCGCTGAGCAAGACCTTCAACGTCACCCTGGCGGCGCTGGCTCAGCAGCGCTCGTTGTTGTCGCTCGATGACCGACTCTCTGCCCGCATGCCGTCGCTGCAGGGAAGCCCCGCTGGCGGCCTGAGCCTGATGGATCTGGCCACGCACCAGAGCAGCGGCATGCCCTTGCAGGTGCCGGATCAGGTCAAGGATGACAACGGCCTGATGAACTGGCTGCGGCAATGGAAACCGACCACGGGTGCTGGTCGCGAGCGCTCCTATTCCAATGTCAGCATCGGCCTGCTTGGGCGGGTGTCTGCCCAGGCGTTCGGCGAGCCCTATGCCAAGGCGTTGCACGATCAGGTGCTTGCGCCGCTGGCGCTGAAGCACAGCTACGTTCAGGTGCCGGCTGCGCAAATGCCCAATTACGCCTATGGCTATGCGCGGCAGGACAACAAGGCCATTCGCGTCAGCCCTGGCGTGCTCGATGCCGAGGCTTATGGCCTGAAGTCCAACATCGACGACATGCTGCGTTTCGTCGATATCAACCTGGGCGAAACCCAGGTACCAGCACCACTGGCTGCCGCTATAAAGACGACGCATCAGGGCGTGACTCGCACCCAGCGCTTCACCCAGGCGATGGTGTGGGAGCGCTATCCCTGGCCCGTTTCCCGCGAGCAACTGCTGGCAGGCAACGCGCCGTCGATGGCGCTCGAGGCGCAACCGGCTACCCGTCTGGCTATGCCTGAAACGAGCGAGCAGGGCGTGCTGTTCGGCAAGACTGGTTCGACCAACGGCTTCGGCGGTTACGCTGCCTTCGTGCCGGACGAGCGCATCGGCGTGGTGCTGCTGGCCAATCGCAACGTGCCGCTCGAGGCTCGCGTAGAAGCGTCCTACAAGCTGCTGCAGCAGGTCTTGAAAGCTGACCGTTGA